The Syntrophorhabdus sp. genomic sequence GAGGCCGTGGTCGCTTCGTCGGCCCCGGCGCCGCTTCGGGCCGCCGGGAGCTTGACCCCCTTCAGGAGATCGTCGAGGGGCCCGGCCCACGATCCTGCTGTCCAGATCAGGCAAACCGCCATGATGACAATCAATGCTATCTTCATTGTTCCTCCCGATCAGATTCCGTCCCGACCCTCCTTTCACGGGATCCGGGTGTCAGAACCATTTCTTCTTCTTGAAATAATAGAGCATCGCCAGACTCACAAGGACCATGAGAGCCAGTGACGCCGGGTAGCCGTACTCCCAGCCTATCTCTGGAATGTTCTTGAAGTTCATTCCGTAGACACCGGCTATGAAGGTCAGCGGTATAAAGATGGTGGAGATGATGGTGAGGACCTTCATGACCTGATTGAGGCGGTTGCTGACGCTCGAGAGGTATATGTCGAGCATGCCCGAAAGCATGTCGCGCAGGGACTCTATCGTATCGATGGCGTGGATGGTATGGTCGTAGATGTCCCGGAAAAATACGTGCAGCCCGCCCGATATGAGCCGGGATTCCCCCCTCTCCAGGCCGGAGAGCGCCTCGCGCAGAGGCCATACGGACCTCCTCAGATAGATCAGGTCCTTCTTCATCCTCTGGATGGCGGCCAGCGTCTCCACCCTCCCACCCGATATGAGCCTTACCTCCATCTCCTCCACGTTGTCCCCTATGAGTTCCAGAATGACGAAGTAGTTGTCGACGATGACGTCTATGAGAGAATACAGGAGATAATCGGCCCCGCTTTTCCGGATCCGCGACTTGCCCATTTGCAGCCTGTCGATGACGGCCTTGAAGAGATCGGTCTTCCGTTCCTGAAAGGAGATGAGGTACCTGTCCCCCAGCACGAAGCTGATCTGGTCAGACCCGATCCGGCCCGCCCCGTTATCGGGGAAAAGGACCCTCAGAACCAGGAAGAGGAGATTATCGTAATCCTCCATCTTCGGCCTCTGCTCGGTGTTCATGACATCTTCCAGGAGAAGCGGGTGAAGGTTGAAGCGGCTCCCGATGGCTTCCACGGTCTTCGCGTCATTGATGCCATCGACATTGACCCAGGTCACCCCGGACGGGTCAATGAGGGAAAAGCACTCCTCGACGCTCGACGCCTCCTTGACCCTGAACTCCCCTTCGCCGTAGGTGACAACGGTGATCGTCGCCTTCCCGGCGGCATGCTTGCCCACATGCACGAGCGACCCCGGCGGCAGCCCCGCCTTCGCCGAACGCCTCGAACGTGATCCTGCCATAGCGAAACGTTACCAGAGCAAAGTCTGAAATGTCAATGAGACAGGTTACGGGCAAGAGCAGAGACCCTTCCCTTCCCATGACCTATCACCTGTTACCCATGACCTGCCCTTATTACCTCGTACACCACCGACATGTCGAGGGGTTCCTTGTTCTCCCTGAAGGTCAGGGCGAAGATCTCTTTCGTCATGGCTCCTGTGAACAGGGGTACCCGCAGTGTCCGGGCGAGGTCCTGAAGGTAATGGAGGTCCTTGTATATGAGAGCGGCGGAGAAGTGCGTGGTGAAATCCTCATTGAGGATGCGTTCCTTCTTCGCATTCATGACCCCCGAGTTACCCGCCCCGGCGGACAGGATATCGAGGACTGTTTCCTTCTGTATCCCTGAGCGCTCCCCCAGCACCGTCGCCTCGGCGATGACGGCCATGAAGGTCCCGAGAACGAGATTGTTGACGAGCTTCATCCTGTTCGCGAGGGCCTTCTCCCCGAGGAAGA encodes the following:
- the corA gene encoding magnesium/cobalt transporter CorA; translated protein: MAGSRSRRSAKAGLPPGSLVHVGKHAAGKATITVVTYGEGEFRVKEASSVEECFSLIDPSGVTWVNVDGINDAKTVEAIGSRFNLHPLLLEDVMNTEQRPKMEDYDNLLFLVLRVLFPDNGAGRIGSDQISFVLGDRYLISFQERKTDLFKAVIDRLQMGKSRIRKSGADYLLYSLIDVIVDNYFVILELIGDNVEEMEVRLISGGRVETLAAIQRMKKDLIYLRRSVWPLREALSGLERGESRLISGGLHVFFRDIYDHTIHAIDTIESLRDMLSGMLDIYLSSVSNRLNQVMKVLTIISTIFIPLTFIAGVYGMNFKNIPEIGWEYGYPASLALMVLVSLAMLYYFKKKKWF